Proteins encoded together in one Falco peregrinus isolate bFalPer1 chromosome 2, bFalPer1.pri, whole genome shotgun sequence window:
- the LRP2BP gene encoding LRP2-binding protein isoform X2: MYQLGVMHYDGLGTKEDPERGVEYMKKIFYSDSPKARHLKFAAAYNLGRAYYEGCGVKQSTEEAERLWLIAADHGNPKASIKAQSTLGMLYSASDVKDLKKAFFWHSEACGNGNLESQGALGLMYLYGQGVHQNTKAALEYLREAAERGNIYAQGHLVEYYYNRKFYTTAAALAKRVTENDDIKMLAKITDCLPKYVAKGVAMAAFYLARCFQLGRGVQQDQATAKKYYSKACLLDPGVASDLELAANLGKI, from the exons ATGTATCAGCTTGGTGTAATGCATTATGATGGGCTAGGCACTAAGGAAGACCCT GAAAGAGGAGTGGAatacatgaagaaaatattctaCTCTGATTCTCCGAAAGCAAGACACTTGAAGTTCGCAGCTGCATACAATCTTGGCAGAGCATATTACGAAGGATGTGGTGTTAAGCAGTCAACTGAAGAGGCCGAAAG GTTATGGCTTATTGCTGCAGACCACGGCAATCCAAAAGCAAGCATAAAGGCCCAGAGTACTTTAGGAATGCTTTATTCTGCGTCAGATGTAAAAGATCTGAAGAAG GCCTTTTTCTGGCATTCAGAAGCGTGTGGCAACGGAAATCTAGAATCACAGGGAGCACTTGGTCTTATGTATCTCTATGGACAAGGTGTACATCAAAACACCAAAGCTGCTTTGGAGTATttgagagaagcagcagaacgTGGAAACATCTACGCTCAAGGCCATCTGGTGGAGTATTATTACAACCGAAAATTCTATACAACAGCTGCTGCATTAGCCAAAAG GGTTACAGAAAATGATGACATCAAGATGCTAGCAAAGATAACTGATTGTCTTCCTAAATACGTAGCCAAGGGGGTTGCTATGGCTGCTTTCTACTTGGCTCGATGCTTCCAGCTTGGCCGAGGTGTACAGCAAGATCAAGCCACTGCTAAAAAATACTATTCTAAG gcatGCCTTCTGGATCCTGGTGTTGCTTCTGACCTTGAACTGGCAGCCAATCTCGGGAAAATATAG
- the LRP2BP gene encoding LRP2-binding protein isoform X1 produces MALFAKAAEVLERRAAGGDPLAPFLKGQLYYEEGLYEEALIQFEKIKDTDFQAMYQLGVMHYDGLGTKEDPERGVEYMKKIFYSDSPKARHLKFAAAYNLGRAYYEGCGVKQSTEEAERLWLIAADHGNPKASIKAQSTLGMLYSASDVKDLKKAFFWHSEACGNGNLESQGALGLMYLYGQGVHQNTKAALEYLREAAERGNIYAQGHLVEYYYNRKFYTTAAALAKRVTENDDIKMLAKITDCLPKYVAKGVAMAAFYLARCFQLGRGVQQDQATAKKYYSKACLLDPGVASDLELAANLGKI; encoded by the exons ATGGCTCTGTTTGCCAAGGCAGCGGAGGTGCTGGAGAGGAGAGCGGCAGGTGGAGATCCTCTGGCACCTTTTCTGAAAGGACAACTGTACTATGAAGAG GGATTGTATGAAGAAGCATTAATACAATTTGAAAAAATCAAGGATACTGATTTTCAAGCCATGTATCAGCTTGGTGTAATGCATTATGATGGGCTAGGCACTAAGGAAGACCCT GAAAGAGGAGTGGAatacatgaagaaaatattctaCTCTGATTCTCCGAAAGCAAGACACTTGAAGTTCGCAGCTGCATACAATCTTGGCAGAGCATATTACGAAGGATGTGGTGTTAAGCAGTCAACTGAAGAGGCCGAAAG GTTATGGCTTATTGCTGCAGACCACGGCAATCCAAAAGCAAGCATAAAGGCCCAGAGTACTTTAGGAATGCTTTATTCTGCGTCAGATGTAAAAGATCTGAAGAAG GCCTTTTTCTGGCATTCAGAAGCGTGTGGCAACGGAAATCTAGAATCACAGGGAGCACTTGGTCTTATGTATCTCTATGGACAAGGTGTACATCAAAACACCAAAGCTGCTTTGGAGTATttgagagaagcagcagaacgTGGAAACATCTACGCTCAAGGCCATCTGGTGGAGTATTATTACAACCGAAAATTCTATACAACAGCTGCTGCATTAGCCAAAAG GGTTACAGAAAATGATGACATCAAGATGCTAGCAAAGATAACTGATTGTCTTCCTAAATACGTAGCCAAGGGGGTTGCTATGGCTGCTTTCTACTTGGCTCGATGCTTCCAGCTTGGCCGAGGTGTACAGCAAGATCAAGCCACTGCTAAAAAATACTATTCTAAG gcatGCCTTCTGGATCCTGGTGTTGCTTCTGACCTTGAACTGGCAGCCAATCTCGGGAAAATATAG